From a single Pseudobutyrivibrio xylanivorans genomic region:
- a CDS encoding EndoU domain-containing protein: MGTTKSGRVLNTRGAAGSASQFSVVHSNEGAYTKPRNGNHIRLKSGGHGQAGMNELDKYGIRYKVEKTYPNGVRVGHVLDHTNKAKTKSMGQSWFPKNWTSKDIKHAGEHVANLKGNRHTKDGVAVFGMWKGVRVGVIRTHGQIGTIFPDAKQPYGKGGKKK; the protein is encoded by the coding sequence ATGGGTACAACTAAATCGGGAAGGGTATTAAATACTCGCGGTGCTGCAGGATCTGCAAGCCAATTCTCAGTAGTTCATTCAAATGAAGGTGCCTATACAAAGCCACGTAACGGCAATCATATACGGCTTAAGAGTGGGGGACACGGACAAGCGGGCATGAACGAACTTGATAAGTATGGCATTAGATATAAGGTTGAGAAGACCTATCCTAATGGGGTACGAGTAGGACATGTTTTGGACCATACAAATAAGGCAAAAACAAAATCTATGGGACAATCGTGGTTTCCAAAGAACTGGACTAGCAAGGACATAAAACATGCAGGAGAGCATGTGGCAAATTTGAAAGGAAATAGACATACCAAGGATGGAGTGGCTGTATTTGGAATGTGGAAAGGAGTTCGTGTTGGAGTTATACGAACACATGGGCAAATAGGAACCATCTTTCCAGATGCAAAACAACCATATGGTAAAGGGGGTAAGAAAAAATGA